In the genome of Acidobacteriota bacterium, one region contains:
- a CDS encoding DUF1684 domain-containing protein, producing MTTRTILSVGLIIIFLAVSTTAPAAGEPTNPALVSDEPSYLKQIERWRSERLEEINGNNGWTSLVGLFWLNEGQNKLGSDPSNDIVLPRERAPKFAGSLLLDKGVVRLEATPDAGITNGDKTVRTLVLQSDADGLATVLKLGSLTLFVIKRGEKLGLRVKDKQSPAPSSFAGLDYFPINSKWRLEARLEPYDPPKIVPIANVLGMVDNMTSPGALVFQVNGKTYRLDPVLEKGSKQLFIIFADKTAGKETYGAGRYLYADPPGEDGKVVVDFNKAHNPPCAFTQFATCPLPPRQNRLPFRIDAGEKKYARASH from the coding sequence ATGACAACCAGAACTATTCTCAGCGTGGGACTGATAATTATTTTTCTTGCTGTGTCTACGACTGCGCCTGCCGCAGGCGAACCTACAAACCCTGCGCTCGTTTCAGACGAGCCTTCGTACCTGAAGCAAATCGAACGGTGGCGCTCCGAGCGTCTTGAGGAGATCAACGGCAATAATGGCTGGACCTCTCTTGTCGGACTGTTCTGGCTTAATGAGGGGCAAAATAAGCTCGGTAGTGATCCATCGAATGACATAGTCCTTCCGAGAGAGCGCGCTCCAAAGTTCGCGGGCTCATTGTTGCTCGACAAGGGCGTGGTGAGGCTGGAGGCAACGCCCGATGCCGGCATCACGAATGGTGACAAGACCGTGAGGACCCTCGTGCTTCAGTCTGATGCCGATGGCCTAGCAACAGTCTTGAAGCTTGGCTCGCTCACGCTTTTTGTCATCAAGCGCGGTGAGAAGCTCGGCTTGCGAGTTAAGGACAAACAGAGTCCAGCGCCGTCCAGCTTCGCCGGACTCGACTACTTCCCCATCAACTCGAAGTGGAGACTTGAAGCGAGGCTCGAGCCTTATGATCCTCCCAAGATTGTTCCAATTGCCAATGTGCTCGGGATGGTCGACAACATGACATCACCGGGCGCGCTGGTCTTCCAGGTAAACGGGAAGACTTATCGGCTCGATCCAGTGCTGGAAAAAGGTTCGAAGCAGCTTTTCATTATATTCGCCGACAAAACGGCCGGGAAAGAAACCTATGGCGCGGGGCGGTATCTTTATGCCGATCCGCCCGGTGAGGACGGCAAGGTGGTTGTGGATTTCAACAAGGCTCACAATCCGCCCTGCGCCTTCACGCAGTTCGCGACGTGTCCTCTTCCGCCGCGGCAGAACCGGCTCCCGTTCCGCATCGACGCCGGAGAGAAGAAGTACGCGAGAGCCAGCCACTGA
- a CDS encoding VWA domain-containing protein has translation MEDLEKEVKKQLKKHLRGVGGSTIENLVKRLGSLPYERVLLTTDIGVALAATNLRAGVEMLKAAPEVSRLIDVGDTRVWGEVGKRLSATSPESAIAFFQTSAAVLESIPDDMRSPILRLVNKQAALSASTAIESFNSAPGVISNIRDHENVAQILTICLELARHSVKHSNDLFLAAPQVISQIETLSDPQSGQLIKRALTLTSSFAFRSGGTAAEFFSALPSVMLGAEQTSVERLFDITESYLDRSGGVALQYFKAASRVLTIAGKDSFERWTGLAKRVALQGNAASYHFMKQSPHIVAELAARVGAQRRAQVISAVLEIVEEIADRSTLAAVECFKASPLALGAASLGQFRDWARRGLDKLGDNSRRVQAYYSLESKASQEALFKIEGGLTLDSVAHTLRLYVEGLTGRSLHIASLASIPDEAKIGDGSTIYLPSVVAEFEDEKENFRLFKVLAAHAAGQIEFRTYFKDAPEILAALAETRIAFSQRMNSQQADPESNMADRATLGGAQAPAPGIDFLAVLAEYPNNELALRLFTTIENGRIDYLLRTVYRGIRRDLDFVRIRLNERRPNIEDIPPELLPFELLFQLAVCGGATPEARRSYPTVVREIEQILASYVMREDATVADSLMATRHVYELFVEQPSQSDTQSEESAEGGESKSNDASNADAATEHSGERQHINVQDDPLSLWNTGQQQDISPDQSLFNRLQGAESPEQDLEKDDRVFYYDEWDRELADYRTRWCRVIERAGSRGSRGFVELVRSRYAGVISSIRYQFQLMRPENLRRIRGEIDGEDYDLQKVIDYALDKRSTGLIDDRLYTRKLRRDRDVAVSFLLDMSSSTARTISRYPNHPYTQPGQRIIDIEKEGLVLMSEALEAVGDVYSMQGFTSEGRRNVKFYVIKDFSESYSAEVERRIGGISYQNNTRLGAAIRHATTRLARQDARTKLMIVLSDGRPYDHDYGDSRYAREDTRMALRQSRIEGITPFCITIDRESEDQLRDMYGEVGYTIIDDVLSLPERLPGIYSRLTT, from the coding sequence ATGGAAGACTTGGAGAAAGAAGTAAAGAAACAACTCAAGAAGCACCTTAGGGGCGTCGGCGGGTCGACTATTGAGAATCTCGTTAAGAGGCTGGGAAGTCTGCCCTATGAACGGGTGCTGCTCACTACTGACATCGGCGTGGCCCTGGCGGCGACGAATCTGCGAGCGGGAGTCGAGATGCTCAAGGCTGCCCCCGAAGTGTCGCGCCTGATCGATGTCGGAGATACTCGAGTGTGGGGCGAAGTTGGCAAGCGCCTCTCTGCCACCAGCCCCGAAAGCGCAATAGCTTTCTTTCAAACAAGCGCCGCGGTTCTCGAGTCGATTCCTGACGATATGCGGTCGCCGATACTGAGGCTCGTCAACAAGCAAGCCGCGCTCTCCGCCAGCACCGCTATCGAAAGCTTCAACTCGGCGCCCGGTGTTATCAGCAACATCAGGGATCACGAGAACGTTGCGCAGATCCTGACTATCTGCCTGGAACTTGCGCGTCATTCGGTGAAACATAGCAACGACCTATTCCTTGCCGCGCCTCAAGTGATTTCTCAGATTGAAACTCTCAGCGATCCGCAAAGCGGTCAACTGATCAAGCGGGCGTTGACGCTGACTTCATCCTTTGCTTTCAGGTCGGGCGGAACTGCGGCCGAGTTCTTCAGCGCGCTTCCCTCGGTCATGCTCGGTGCTGAGCAAACATCAGTTGAAAGACTTTTTGATATAACGGAATCGTATCTGGATCGATCGGGGGGCGTCGCATTGCAATACTTCAAAGCTGCGAGCCGCGTTCTCACCATCGCCGGCAAAGACTCCTTTGAACGTTGGACCGGACTTGCCAAGCGTGTGGCCTTGCAAGGAAACGCCGCAAGCTATCACTTTATGAAACAGAGCCCGCATATAGTAGCGGAGCTTGCTGCGCGCGTTGGCGCGCAGCGCCGAGCGCAGGTTATCTCCGCCGTGCTCGAGATTGTCGAAGAGATCGCCGATCGGAGTACTCTTGCAGCGGTCGAATGCTTTAAGGCGAGCCCTCTTGCGCTCGGCGCCGCCTCACTCGGACAGTTTCGCGACTGGGCCCGGCGCGGCTTAGATAAACTTGGGGACAACTCGCGCCGCGTTCAGGCTTATTACTCTCTCGAATCGAAGGCGAGCCAGGAAGCGCTGTTCAAGATCGAAGGTGGGCTAACGCTTGATTCGGTCGCTCACACCTTGAGACTTTACGTTGAGGGCTTGACGGGTCGTTCGTTGCACATTGCATCGTTGGCATCGATACCCGACGAAGCGAAGATCGGCGACGGGAGTACGATCTATTTGCCATCGGTGGTCGCGGAATTCGAAGACGAGAAGGAAAACTTTCGCCTATTCAAGGTTCTAGCCGCGCACGCAGCAGGACAGATCGAATTCAGAACTTACTTCAAGGATGCTCCCGAGATACTTGCAGCTTTGGCTGAGACGCGAATTGCCTTTAGCCAACGGATGAATAGTCAGCAGGCCGACCCTGAAAGTAACATGGCAGATCGCGCTACCCTGGGTGGAGCTCAGGCTCCTGCCCCCGGCATCGACTTCCTCGCCGTTCTTGCAGAGTATCCGAACAATGAGCTTGCGTTGCGGTTGTTTACGACGATCGAGAACGGTCGGATCGACTATCTGCTTCGCACGGTCTATCGGGGTATTAGGAGGGATCTCGATTTTGTTCGGATACGCCTGAACGAACGGAGACCCAACATCGAAGACATTCCGCCCGAACTTCTGCCCTTCGAGTTGCTCTTTCAACTTGCCGTCTGTGGAGGCGCGACTCCCGAGGCTCGGCGCTCTTACCCAACGGTCGTGCGCGAGATCGAACAGATCCTTGCCAGCTACGTCATGCGCGAGGACGCCACCGTTGCCGATTCCTTGATGGCGACGCGGCACGTCTACGAACTCTTCGTCGAGCAGCCAAGCCAGTCTGATACTCAAAGCGAAGAATCCGCCGAGGGCGGTGAGAGTAAGAGCAATGATGCGTCGAATGCGGATGCTGCTACCGAGCACAGCGGAGAACGTCAGCACATCAACGTTCAAGATGATCCCTTAAGTTTGTGGAACACCGGGCAGCAGCAAGACATTAGCCCGGATCAGAGTTTATTCAATCGCCTGCAGGGCGCTGAGAGCCCGGAGCAGGATCTGGAGAAAGACGATCGCGTATTTTATTACGACGAATGGGACCGAGAACTTGCCGACTACCGAACTCGCTGGTGCCGCGTAATCGAGCGGGCTGGCTCTCGCGGCTCTCGCGGCTTTGTCGAGCTTGTTCGAAGCCGTTATGCCGGCGTGATCTCGTCGATCCGATATCAGTTTCAATTGATGCGGCCCGAGAACCTGAGACGAATTCGCGGAGAGATTGACGGAGAAGATTACGACTTGCAAAAGGTAATCGACTACGCGCTCGACAAGCGCAGCACCGGCTTGATCGATGATCGTCTGTACACGCGCAAACTCAGGCGTGATCGCGACGTCGCTGTATCGTTCCTGCTGGATATGTCCAGCTCAACTGCGCGAACGATTAGCCGCTATCCCAATCATCCCTACACCCAGCCGGGCCAGCGGATCATCGACATCGAGAAGGAAGGGCTGGTATTGATGAGCGAGGCGCTGGAAGCGGTGGGCGACGTTTACTCGATGCAGGGCTTTACCAGCGAGGGCCGCCGCAACGTGAAGTTTTACGTTATCAAAGATTTCTCCGAGAGTTACTCGGCGGAGGTCGAGCGGCGCATCGGTGGGATCTCCTACCAAAACAATACGCGGCTCGGCGCGGCGATCCGGCACGCAACTACCCGGCTCGCGCGTCAGGATGCGCGCACCAAGCTGATGATCGTACTATCGGACGGCAGGCCTTACGATCACGACTACGGTGACAGCCGATATGCTCGCGAGGACACGAGAATGGCGCTGCGGCAATCTCGCATCGAGGGGATAACCCCGTTTTGCATCACGATCGATCGCGAGTCTGAGGATCAACTGCGCGATATGTACGGCGAGGTAGGATATACGATAATAGACGATGTTTTGAGTTTGCCCGAAAGACTGCCCGGGATTTATAGCAGGCTCACAACCTAA
- a CDS encoding TetR/AcrR family transcriptional regulator encodes MASARVSQPERKANGKYEAILRAAIKVFAGSGFFNSKVADVAREAGVADGTVYLYFRNKDDILVSIFNDYMEEALAAGRKSLAQTDDPIEKLRRIVHAHLEGLGRDRNLAVVFQVELRSSTKFMEQFSATKVTEYLELIREAIEEGQRHGVFRSGLNTKVVAKVLFGALDEMATNWVLSRKRYSLASTAEPVLDVFLNGIARPKSGKRSREIS; translated from the coding sequence ATGGCGTCTGCCAGGGTTTCACAGCCGGAACGAAAGGCTAACGGCAAGTATGAGGCGATACTTCGCGCGGCGATAAAGGTGTTCGCCGGAAGCGGCTTCTTCAACTCTAAAGTCGCCGATGTTGCGCGCGAAGCCGGAGTCGCCGACGGGACCGTCTATCTTTATTTTCGGAACAAGGACGACATTCTGGTTTCAATCTTCAACGACTACATGGAAGAGGCTTTAGCTGCCGGCAGGAAGAGCCTTGCCCAGACCGACGATCCAATCGAGAAACTTAGGCGAATAGTTCATGCGCATCTCGAAGGGCTCGGCCGCGATCGAAATCTTGCCGTCGTGTTTCAAGTCGAGCTGCGCTCTTCCACGAAGTTCATGGAACAATTCTCGGCCACCAAGGTCACGGAATATCTCGAGCTGATACGCGAGGCCATCGAAGAAGGCCAGCGACACGGCGTGTTTCGTTCGGGGCTGAACACAAAGGTCGTCGCTAAGGTGCTGTTCGGCGCATTGGATGAGATGGCTACTAACTGGGTATTGAGCCGCAAGCGCTACAGCCTCGCCTCGACTGCCGAGCCGGTGCTTGATGTCTTCCTGAACGGCATCGCGCGCCCGAAGTCAGGCAAGCGCTCGCGCGAGATCAGCTAG
- a CDS encoding ABC transporter permease has product MGTVYSFYLDAAKIALQSIFSHKLRAFLTLIGIIIGVASVVVVGASIDGLNAYVVEKVSKLLGVNHFVIARIAHVGNMTEEEWEKMMKRNKRLDWDDLDWLLNKCVSCKEVGASADSRTDLKHEGQELFGTQISGVTANFAEIGDKTISEGRFLLPHEVEHAAMVCVIGTDLKDKFFTGLDPVGRTIKIKELPMTIVGVEEKRGSMFGQSLDNHVYIPLTTFGRMFGRRQSLELHGKSHNRETFDSTLEEARIAMRNRHKLKGDADDDFGLVNVEQINNQVDQFTGAIAVAVIPITLISLLVGGIVVMNIMLVSVTERTFEIGLRKAVGAKRKHILVQFLIESSVLCSLGGVLGLLLAAGVSALISAATPVPMTITLTYVVLSIAVSSIIGMLFGIYPAVKAARLDPIIALTKN; this is encoded by the coding sequence ATGGGGACCGTCTACTCGTTCTATCTGGATGCCGCCAAGATTGCCCTGCAATCAATCTTCTCGCACAAGCTCCGCGCGTTTCTCACGCTGATTGGAATTATCATCGGTGTCGCATCGGTGGTGGTTGTCGGCGCCTCGATTGACGGGCTGAATGCCTACGTCGTCGAGAAGGTTTCAAAGCTGCTGGGGGTAAACCACTTCGTGATCGCTCGAATAGCCCACGTTGGAAACATGACTGAGGAAGAGTGGGAGAAGATGATGAAGCGGAACAAGCGCCTTGATTGGGATGACCTGGATTGGCTTCTCAACAAATGCGTCTCCTGCAAGGAAGTCGGTGCCTCGGCAGATTCGCGCACCGATCTAAAGCACGAGGGCCAGGAATTGTTCGGGACACAGATCTCGGGCGTGACCGCCAACTTTGCCGAGATAGGAGACAAGACCATTTCCGAGGGGCGCTTTCTGCTACCGCACGAAGTCGAGCATGCCGCGATGGTTTGCGTGATTGGAACTGATCTGAAAGATAAGTTCTTCACCGGTCTCGATCCGGTTGGCAGGACGATCAAAATCAAAGAGCTGCCCATGACGATAGTCGGTGTCGAAGAGAAGCGAGGCTCGATGTTCGGCCAGTCACTGGACAACCATGTCTATATTCCGCTGACAACCTTCGGGCGAATGTTTGGCCGGCGCCAGAGCTTGGAGCTCCACGGAAAGTCGCATAACCGCGAGACCTTTGATTCGACGCTAGAAGAAGCGCGTATCGCGATGCGCAACCGGCATAAGCTAAAGGGCGATGCAGACGATGACTTCGGACTGGTGAATGTTGAGCAGATAAACAACCAGGTCGATCAATTCACTGGAGCTATTGCGGTGGCAGTCATACCTATAACGCTCATCTCGCTGTTGGTGGGTGGCATAGTGGTGATGAACATAATGCTCGTCAGCGTGACAGAACGAACCTTTGAGATCGGGCTGCGCAAGGCGGTCGGCGCGAAGCGCAAACACATTCTGGTGCAGTTCCTGATCGAGTCATCGGTCTTGTGCTCGTTGGGCGGTGTTCTGGGCTTATTACTCGCCGCTGGGGTGTCGGCGTTAATCAGCGCAGCGACCCCTGTGCCAATGACTATCACCCTAACGTATGTTGTCCTTTCAATCGCTGTGTCGAGCATTATCGGAATGCTATTTGGGATTTATCCGGCGGTGAAGGCGGCTCGGCTCGATCCGATTATTGCATTGACCAAGAACTAA
- a CDS encoding ABC transporter permease produces the protein MKLKAFVPSETLLMALDNVRSHKFRSFLTVLGIVIGVTTVISIASILTGLRTNIIQFVEEYGTNNIYAFHLSTGISFQHDRSERTRKPLRPEDGEAIRQFASAVQDVANQGFIEWNFDKTLTNGGQTYKQGNLQGVSASYAAITNQSMQEGRFISDLDDQHRREVMVIGSGAADALFLGGAQVVGKQVMMGGKPYDIIGVLEKRKGVIGDNESDNSVMIPFRTLRKVAPRSEWMLLVIRAHSGHLRQALDQVQDILRRQRGVKYDEKDNFDLQTADRFIEQFDSITAMVGLVAIALSSVGLLVGGIGVMNIMLVSVTERTAEIGIRKAIGARRRDITTQFLFEAMTLTFLGGVLGVLLAVAVSQIIVLIFPSLPASIPLWAVVTGLAVSVAIGLIFGVWPARKASRLDPIEALRYE, from the coding sequence GTGAAGCTAAAGGCGTTTGTTCCAAGCGAAACACTCTTGATGGCATTGGACAATGTCCGCTCGCATAAGTTTCGCAGCTTCCTCACGGTGCTCGGCATAGTCATTGGAGTAACCACTGTTATCTCCATCGCCTCGATCCTGACAGGGCTTCGAACGAACATCATTCAGTTTGTAGAAGAATACGGTACCAACAACATCTACGCCTTTCACCTCTCGACCGGCATATCGTTCCAGCATGATCGCTCGGAACGAACTCGAAAGCCGTTACGTCCCGAGGACGGTGAAGCCATTCGGCAGTTCGCCAGTGCGGTTCAGGACGTCGCAAACCAGGGGTTCATCGAGTGGAATTTCGATAAGACCCTTACCAACGGCGGGCAGACATACAAACAGGGCAACCTGCAGGGAGTGTCGGCCAGCTATGCGGCGATCACAAACCAGTCGATGCAAGAAGGCCGTTTTATCAGCGATCTCGATGATCAGCATCGGCGCGAAGTGATGGTGATCGGCAGCGGTGCGGCGGACGCCTTGTTCCTGGGCGGCGCTCAGGTGGTCGGCAAGCAAGTGATGATGGGAGGCAAGCCATACGATATCATCGGAGTGCTCGAGAAACGAAAGGGCGTGATCGGCGACAACGAAAGCGACAATTCCGTGATGATCCCTTTCCGCACTCTGCGAAAGGTTGCCCCTCGAAGCGAATGGATGCTGCTGGTTATCCGAGCTCACTCAGGCCACCTTCGACAGGCACTTGATCAGGTTCAGGATATCCTCCGCCGGCAGCGCGGGGTCAAATATGACGAAAAGGACAACTTTGACCTCCAGACCGCGGATCGGTTCATCGAGCAGTTTGATAGCATTACGGCAATGGTCGGGTTGGTGGCGATCGCGCTTTCGAGCGTGGGTCTTTTAGTCGGCGGAATCGGCGTGATGAATATCATGCTGGTCAGCGTGACCGAGCGCACCGCTGAAATCGGTATTCGTAAAGCCATCGGGGCTCGCCGACGCGACATCACCACCCAGTTCTTGTTCGAGGCGATGACATTGACATTCCTCGGCGGTGTGTTGGGAGTGCTGTTGGCAGTTGCAGTCAGTCAGATAATAGTTCTTATCTTCCCGTCACTCCCAGCCTCGATTCCGTTGTGGGCGGTAGTAACCGGCTTAGCGGTCTCAGTCGCCATTGGGTTGATCTTCGGAGTGTGGCCGGCAAGAAAAGCCTCTCGGTTGGATCCCATCGAAGCTCTGAGATATGAATAA
- a CDS encoding long-chain fatty acid--CoA ligase, which yields MGTEPNTLNELFNSAVERYRELEFLRFKVGGEWRSLTFCEVARRVRELALGLKALGIGGGDRIAIWSENRPEWNLADLAALAIGAVDVPIYATQTRAQVEYILADSAARAIFVSPAFAKDALAIKSRLPELEFVISLQEISSPIVGVEDLVDKGRALYGEQPGLYESLWRAATSEDLATILYTSGSTGDPKGVMLTHKNLTANVLNTARWLHLENRRELALTYLPFTHIFERAVWYLYAHTGATIAYAESIETVAKNLLEVHPTAMTSVPRMFEKIYARIIERGLSAGFPKRQIFLWALAVGRQWAEHKDRGERIGPLLALAHRIADVLVFKKWREAVGGNVRIFISGGAPLAPEIAYLFLAAGLPILQGYGLTETSPSVSCNTETRNRIGTVGPIIDGVSVRIAEDGEILVKGDNVMKGYHNRPAENEEAFTSDGWFRTGDIGHVDADGFLVITDRKKDLIKTSGGKYIAPQRLESLIKSSRFVSQVVVVGNARKFASALIVPNMELLRGYAQLKGISFKDQGELLANPRIVDLIERQVDKYTAELARFEKVKKVALLGHEFTTESGELTPTLKPRRSVIEKKYANVIDRLYEQETPSLAVV from the coding sequence ATGGGCACAGAGCCCAATACATTAAACGAGCTGTTCAACTCAGCGGTCGAGCGCTATCGCGAGTTGGAGTTCCTTCGCTTCAAGGTTGGCGGTGAATGGCGCTCGCTCACGTTTTGCGAAGTCGCGCGGCGGGTTAGAGAACTAGCTCTCGGGCTGAAGGCGCTCGGCATTGGCGGCGGAGATCGAATTGCGATTTGGTCTGAGAACCGGCCCGAGTGGAATCTCGCCGACCTTGCGGCGCTGGCGATCGGCGCGGTTGATGTGCCGATCTATGCAACGCAGACCCGGGCACAGGTCGAGTACATACTCGCAGATTCGGCTGCCAGAGCCATTTTCGTGTCGCCAGCTTTCGCGAAAGACGCGCTCGCCATCAAGTCTCGATTACCCGAGCTCGAATTTGTCATCTCGCTCCAGGAGATATCGAGCCCTATCGTCGGCGTTGAAGATCTGGTCGACAAGGGCCGCGCTCTCTATGGTGAGCAGCCGGGTCTCTACGAAAGCCTGTGGCGGGCCGCGACATCAGAAGACCTCGCGACGATTCTGTACACATCAGGCTCGACCGGCGATCCCAAAGGCGTGATGCTGACGCACAAGAACCTTACGGCGAACGTCTTGAACACTGCACGATGGCTTCACCTCGAGAATCGGCGTGAGCTCGCGCTGACTTATCTGCCGTTCACGCACATATTCGAGCGCGCGGTCTGGTATCTGTACGCGCACACCGGTGCGACGATCGCCTACGCAGAAAGCATCGAGACTGTTGCGAAGAACCTGCTCGAGGTCCACCCGACCGCGATGACCAGCGTGCCGCGAATGTTCGAGAAGATATATGCGAGGATAATCGAGCGCGGTCTGTCGGCTGGATTTCCTAAGCGGCAGATTTTCCTTTGGGCGCTGGCCGTTGGCAGGCAGTGGGCTGAACACAAAGACCGAGGCGAGCGCATCGGACCGCTGCTGGCGCTGGCCCATAGGATCGCCGACGTCCTTGTGTTCAAGAAGTGGCGCGAAGCTGTTGGCGGCAACGTTCGAATATTCATTTCAGGAGGAGCGCCGCTGGCGCCGGAGATTGCTTACCTGTTTCTTGCGGCCGGTCTGCCGATCCTGCAAGGTTACGGCTTGACCGAGACCTCGCCTTCGGTTTCTTGCAATACTGAGACGCGCAATCGAATTGGCACGGTCGGCCCAATCATCGACGGAGTCAGCGTACGCATCGCCGAAGACGGGGAGATATTGGTCAAGGGCGACAACGTTATGAAGGGCTACCACAACCGCCCCGCTGAGAACGAAGAGGCCTTTACTTCAGACGGCTGGTTTCGGACCGGCGACATCGGACACGTCGACGCCGACGGGTTCCTGGTCATCACTGATCGCAAGAAGGACTTGATCAAGACCAGCGGCGGAAAATATATCGCGCCACAGAGGCTCGAGAGCTTGATTAAGTCGAGTCGTTTCGTTTCGCAGGTGGTGGTCGTCGGCAACGCCCGAAAATTCGCCTCGGCGCTGATCGTGCCAAATATGGAGCTGCTGCGCGGTTATGCCCAGCTCAAGGGTATCAGCTTCAAGGACCAGGGCGAACTTCTAGCGAATCCGCGAATAGTCGATCTGATTGAGCGGCAGGTTGACAAGTACACGGCGGAGCTTGCCAGGTTTGAGAAAGTGAAGAAGGTGGCGCTGCTCGGACACGAGTTCACCACCGAATCGGGCGAGCTGACGCCGACGCTCAAGCCTCGCCGCAGCGTGATCGAGAAGAAGTACGCAAACGTGATCGACCGGTTGTACGAGCAAGAGACTCCGAGTCTGGCGGTGGTGTAG
- the ftsZ gene encoding cell division protein FtsZ, translating into MKPVRHTRASLGPARLEEAYEDGGSYMFSDEGEATRSARITFADLEGTRGARIKVIGVGGAGGNAVNRLIEDGMEGVEFLVANTDLQALKDSKASVKIQIGEEIARGLGAGGDPEVGKRAALEDTDKLVDALDGADMIFVTAGLGGGTGTGAAPIIGSLATELGALTIAVVTKPFAFEGRRREIQAEKGLEELRGCVDSVITIPNERLLKSITKAIPFVDAFGLADGVLRQAVRGISDIVTLPGLINVDFADVKAIMEGKGVALMGTGTASGENRAIEAVQRAISSPLLEEASIQGAKALLVNVTGSSDVTLFEISEAMDLIHDSADPEANIIFGAVIDERLTGAIKVTVIATHFASAAASSELVHNGAALRAGANNTGKLPAAEAQPDTDTPAFMRKTVN; encoded by the coding sequence TTGAAACCCGTTCGACACACGCGCGCAAGCCTGGGTCCTGCGCGGCTGGAAGAAGCCTACGAAGACGGAGGTTCCTATATGTTCTCAGATGAAGGTGAAGCCACCAGATCCGCCCGAATAACGTTTGCCGATTTGGAAGGGACTAGGGGCGCCAGGATAAAAGTGATCGGCGTCGGCGGCGCGGGAGGCAATGCTGTCAATCGCCTGATTGAAGACGGCATGGAGGGGGTCGAGTTCCTGGTTGCAAACACCGATCTCCAGGCACTCAAAGACTCAAAGGCTTCAGTAAAGATCCAGATCGGCGAGGAAATTGCGCGAGGGCTTGGCGCGGGGGGAGATCCCGAAGTAGGCAAACGAGCGGCTCTTGAGGATACCGACAAGCTGGTCGATGCGCTTGATGGCGCAGACATGATTTTCGTGACGGCGGGTCTGGGCGGCGGAACCGGCACTGGAGCTGCCCCCATCATAGGAAGTCTTGCCACCGAACTGGGCGCATTGACAATCGCGGTCGTGACCAAGCCTTTCGCTTTCGAGGGACGGCGCCGGGAAATTCAGGCTGAAAAGGGGCTCGAGGAACTGCGAGGCTGCGTTGATAGCGTTATCACCATCCCAAACGAGCGGCTGCTCAAATCGATCACCAAGGCTATTCCGTTTGTCGATGCCTTCGGTCTTGCGGACGGTGTCTTGCGCCAGGCAGTGCGAGGCATCTCAGACATCGTAACGCTTCCCGGTCTGATCAACGTCGACTTCGCCGATGTTAAAGCCATCATGGAAGGCAAAGGCGTTGCCCTGATGGGAACAGGTACAGCATCAGGCGAGAACCGGGCGATCGAGGCTGTGCAGCGAGCCATCTCGAGCCCGCTGCTTGAAGAAGCATCGATCCAGGGCGCTAAGGCGTTGCTTGTGAACGTAACCGGCAGCTCCGATGTGACTCTGTTTGAGATCAGCGAAGCGATGGATTTGATTCACGACTCGGCCGATCCCGAGGCTAACATCATCTTTGGCGCGGTGATCGATGAGCGGCTGACCGGCGCAATAAAGGTAACGGTGATCGCGACACATTTTGCCTCTGCTGCCGCTTCATCAGAATTGGTTCACAACGGGGCAGCTCTGCGCGCTGGCGCTAACAACACCGGAAAGCTCCCCGCTGCTGAGGCTCAACCTGATACAGATACGCCCGCCTTCATGCGCAAGACGGTGAATTAG